The genomic region TGTCAGTGCTGGTGTTGGCCGGACAggttgttttgttgcattaAGTATTGTGCTGGAGCGTATGCGCTGCGAAGGAGTCCTGGACATTTTCCAGACAGTCAAAATGCTGCGCATCCAACGTCCAGCCATGGTCCAGACACTTGACCAGTATCAATTTGTTTATGACACAGCGCTTGAGTATCTCGATTCTTTTGACCACTATGCAGACTACGCACCACTTGACGTCCAAGAAGATGAGCAGGAGGTAGACTAGATGTTACAATAGAACAGTTAACTGGTATGATGAATGAAACTAACAGGTTAGGATTTAGATGTGAGGGAATCATGCAGGATGTAGTgattttacaattttttgtGGACAGATATGGTTGTAAATTGGGGCATGATAATAGTGATTATCGCAAGTGGAATGTATCTCTAAGTTCACGTGCTTTCTTTGATAGTTTATCTTATAGGCAAGCTTATGTCCTGACACATAGGTGCAATGACTGAAAACAAGATGTTATGTACCTATGATGCACGGGTTGCATTTCATACATGATCATTATCTCATTTGCTCTTTAAATGTCTTCCAAAATGGACTGTTTCTTGCTACAAGAAAAAATGCAGGAGTTTGTTCTCGTACCGAGCACCTACCAAACAGGAATCGTTCAAGTGTAAGTGAGAATTTCTTTATTGCTTGTACCTTTTGTCTGAGAGAGCTTCTTTAAGAGTTTTGGTTTTATCGACTTGAACTGCATGTTGAGTTTCCTGCTGCTCAAAGAATACCTGAATACACAGCATGCAGAAATGTGTGTATACTAATGTATAGGTGACAGGGTGGAGTGTTAATTACCTCAACTGTTTCAACAGAGTAATGTTGTCTAGAATCCCATGGTGGGAAGTCAGCCAGCAAGATTGCTAGATGATCAAGGAAGCTAGGCAGTGCAAGCAATTGTACATTCAAAGCAATACTCAATCACACTACCACAACACAGTGACAAGAACAGGTATGCAGGTCATTTTGCAAGAAGCCAGTAACGACAAGGGGCAAACATAGGATAGGGAGCAGTACTAAACAGCCCACTGGCAACACTAGTCATAGGGGACACAAGCAATTCTACCTGACAGAAACTATAGCTATTGGTGCCAGGAGCATATCTGCCCTTGACGAGTTCACATGAAACCCCAGACTTTCCCGCTTGGTCAGTGTTGTGGGAGAagtacatgtgcacgtgttaTAGAACCTGTTCTGTCACATAATAGGGTGATTTCTTACGTGTGCTGCTCGTTGAAGTCCTGAATGAAGTCGGACTGTCTGTGTTCTGGATAAAGGAACACAACAGGCCAGTGAAGAATGCCGTCATCATCCAAGTAGACACTAGTGTCATTAGGCCCAGGTTCGAGATGCTGTAGATGTGAGGCATGTGAGACCAACTGCAAACTTTCAGAGGTAGAATCTTCTGAAGGCTTGGTGTACACATGAATATCTCTAGCCTAGGAACGAAAATGGTTCAGTCATTTTAAAGCAGGCATAATAGTCAACGTCTGACTTGTAAGGCATCCAGTAGTTGCTGTTTTCTAATAGCATATTTCTTTTGTTGCAACTTTGCTTTTCTCTCATCACGTTCACAGCGTCTCTATTATTGCACAATGCTAGGCTGTTATACCATGAGAGTTGGTCACATTaccttctctctgtctgctttaGTGGATAAGTCTATTAGTTTCATATTGGATGGCTCTCTCTAAGAAATGGCAGCAGCACTGATCAAGGTTAGAATACGTGAATAGTTGTATGTGATCACCTTCAACCCAATGCTGCAATAGTCTAATGCTTCCTTATATTGTTGAAGATTGTAACATGAAAGAGCAGCTAAGACCATACATCACATAAACGTGTACATAGATGAGAGATTTTATGGAAAATGAAGGTAATGCTAGAGAGCATGGCTTTGTTACAACCTACAGAGTCCTTCCAAGCTACATACGTTGACTCGATCCAGTCTCACTCTGCCCTCATCAAATCCCTGGATTTCCAGAAATGACGAGGGCAGAGTGAGGCTGGGTTGAGTCTATAGTTTGGTATTGTGTGGTAACATGTCATCTAATGACTAATACAGTCTTGGAGAGTCTCATAACAGTAAAGATTGAGTCAGTTGGACTACTATCTGCAAGATGATTAAATTCTAGTTTTACCCACCTCTGATTATTGCCTTCATGTGGCTGGGGCTCAGTTTGAGAGCTTCTTTGGCATCCTCTAATGATGATCTATTGTTTCCCACGTAAAAATTTGCTGCTGCTCTGTTTGTGTACAACATAGTGTTGAGGTTATCATCACCACAGTTCAGCTTGATGGCTTCGGTGTATGCATTCACAGCCTTGTCATATCTTTTCTTTTTGAACTGTTCATTTCCATCGTTTTTTAGTGTTAGAGCCTTCGCTAGATTTCAGTTTGAATGAAAAGGATTGAGCGCATTGAACAGGCAGAGTtacaaacagatgaaaaaCAAGAGGGGCAAGacaaaaagatagacagactcatagaaataaacaagtaaccacacatacaatacaaacaggcagaccCACCAGAATGGAAGCATTGTCACGTGATTCTCCGCCCTTGGAACCGCCCCTATATTAAAAGGTGGAACTGCCTCACTTAGCACTCTGAATCATATGGTGAGGATCTCACATTTGGCACAGCATGCTTCTAAGGGTGAAACAGTATTGGTTGATATTCAGGACAAAAGCATCTTCACCTGTTCACGAAAGACCGTGGGAGTAGGAGTGGTCCTCATATTGGTGGTCATTGGTGTCATCTACTCTAGGGGCATCAGACACCCTGTCTCTTCAAGGTCTTTGAACATAAAAGAAATGCAGCTCAGAAAACGTTTAGAAAGAAAGAGACAGACCGAACAAACTGAAAAGACTGCTACAGTGATCATAAGCAACAAAGTTAGTGTAACTCAGCCAGAAAACGCTGCCATTACTATGCGTGAGCTAGAAATGAGGGGAACGAACGATGAAGCAAGGATGACGCTTGAGACAGTCTCGGAAAACAACCTGCCAACACAACAACCATTGCAGAGACAGGCCAAGAGAGCATGTGATAGGGACAACAGTGCCATCAATTTGGCAGAAGTAAAGTCGAGTGCAGAAAGACAACAGGCTGTTGTGAATGCATTCTGTCATGCATGGAAAGGCTACAAATCTTACAGCTGGGGTGCAGATGAACTGGCACCTGTATCACAGACACAAATCCACTGGTTTGGATTGGGTATAACCATAATCGATTCATTAGACACAATGTGGATTATGAAGTTAACAGATGAGTTTCATAGCGCACGAGAGTGGGTGGCAAATAACTTGAATTTCAATCAGGCTGCTTGGGTAAACTTATTTGAAACAACAATTCGTGTCCTTGGAGGTCTTCTCAGTGCATATCACCTATCACAAGATGATCTCTTCAAGGCTAAAGCTGTATGTGATTTAATATTTTGTCTTGCAACTATTTGTTAGTAGAGTATTGTGTATAGATTGATCTAGGAGATAGGCTGCTACCAGCGTTCAGGTCACCATCTGGCATTCCCTACTCTGACGTCAACCTGCAACATGGTACTGGTGCTACACCAAGCTGGGCAACTATTAGCACAACCTCAGAAGCAACAACTGTGCAGTTGGAATTTCGAGACCTTTCAAGAATAACTGGGAAGAAGATTTACCAAGTGAGAATAAAGACTCAACAAATACAGTGGGTTGCCAAAGGTCTTGGTAGGTGGCACTTATGGCTTGTAGAAGGTTCTCTTTTACCCTGTACATAAAATCAACAGTGAATAGGAAGCTAGCCATATCTAATATGCTATACTACTTAGAAGAATATTCCTTTGCTTTGATTACAGCAGCAATTCTGCTCTTCATGCATGCCACTAAGTTTTGAATTAGTTTTCAGTGTTAGTTCTTGCCACTGGAGTTCTGTTGCAAACTTTCTCTTTAAGCACTGCCAAAAAATTTTCTATTGGATTGAGATCAGGACTCTGAGCCAGCTAACGTATTGACAGCACTCCATGATCTTCTTTCCATTTAGTAACACTTTGTTACACGGTGGGCGGCTGCATTGTCACTTGCAGAAAATGTTGGCTTTCCATTAGCCTCCCGTGTCCAATAAGCAAGAATTCCGACTGCATTCTACAACACTAGTCACTGCATACTTGTAAAAGTGACTAGACGGGGTCCTACACTCTCTTTCTTCCATTTTCTCATTCTATGAGACAGGTAGGCATGAGCCATAAATACCTACTCAATACCTCAGTCCTGTACGTACTACTACAACTGAAAGACCAACTCTAGCCTGTTGTCGTTCattcttaatttaattaaatatttgctTGACTATTGTTTCTTATTTAGACAACTGTGGATCAAGTGCTAAACGTATTGCATCAACAACCAGTAGCCGACAGCTTGTTGCCCATTTTTGTTTCGCCAATAACGGGCAAATTTGACAAAACTGCAGCAATTACGCTTGGTGCACGAGGTGATAGCTATTATGAGTATTTACTCAAACAGTGGCTGCAATGTGGAAAGAAAGAAAGCAGGTCAACATGTATAATGAATCAACAGTTAGAGTAAATAACAAACTGATGCTAAATGCTATCAGACAGTATACAGTCTTGTCAACCCAAAATTTGCATGAATTTAGCCACACAATTGTGGTATTTCCACACACTTCACTATTAGTTTGCCAATTTGCAGCTTGATTCTGCCAGTAAGCTACTAAATCTATTACTTTAGTAATTACAATGCTCTGTAAGTGTAGATTTCGAGATTGGTATGTGGAAAGTATGGATGGTGCTCAACGTAAACTTATTCAACGGACCAAGCCACACAGTCTCCTCTTTGTAGGAGAGCTACAGAATGGAATATTCAGTCCCAAAATGGTAATGGATCTGTAGCTCTACACTGCATTTTAGCTTACTCGATTACTCTTTAGGACCACCTTGTTTGCTTCTTGGCAGGGACACTGGCACTCGGAGCTCACAATAATCTAACTAGATCCCATATGGACATAGCAAAGGAGCTGATGTATACATGCGTCCAGATGTACGAAAGAATGGAGACTGGTCTAAGCCCTGAGATAGTGTATTTTAATCAAGACAGTTCAAAACAGGAAGACATCAGAGTGCAGGTATTGAAACAGCCATGTTCGTCTGCCAACCCACAAACGCTCTTACAAAAAGCTTAAAGCATGAATTTAATTAGTACATGTATTTACTTATCAGCCTGCAGATACACACAATCTTCTTCGACCCGAGACTGTGGAGTCACTATTTATTCTCTACCGACTGACCAGAAACAAAACATATCAAGAATGGGGCTGGAAGATATTTCAAGCGTTTGAGAAGTATACTCGTGTACAAAGTGGTGGATATTCATCCATTGCCGACGTCCGATCACCAGAAGATCCTCAATATAAAGACAAAATGGAAAGCTTTTTCCTTGGAGAAACACTAAAATATCTTTATCTCTTGTTCGAAGAAGATTTCAGTGTGATTTCACTGGATGAGTTTGTTTTCAACACGGAAGCTCACCCACTTCCCATATGGACTTAAGTTTACCTGCTGCTATCACGATTTTTATACTGTTGCATGTGACTAACTACAAACCTACTTCCTGTTCTTTGTTCATATTGTATATACAATGTATTGCTAACTTAATGAAAGAACTATCAAACACAATGTTAAAAAAGATACATATtaagcatttaattaataaaacataatacataatatcaataacatgATTGCTTTTGATTGCCTTTGATTGCTTTGGATCCAATTTCACTATTACGACATGCTAATGTCACAATGGCAAATTGATAAGAAGCTGCTGTTACGCCAGATGAcagggttcctgtgcactacgcagaagctatgggccgtgctaagcaatctcgtggagcctggccaggtactcgcagaaGCACCGATGCAACACCAACTGcagtgtgggcacccgaagtcccaccgggaccccagtggctgataggctttgtcgcagtcggagacTTTCCAACCCCCAGTCAATGaacaggtactcatttatactcctgagtcgagagaagcagttgtgtgtgagtttcttgcccaagaaaattCTGTCATatctcaccatcactgtgacttgaacttgcaaccatGATGGGTCCACACAcgtcacaacacacacacacacacacacacacacacacacacacacacacacacacacacacacacacacacacacacacacacacacacacacacacacacacacacacacacacacacatcaacattTGCTTCATGACTACCTTCTGGAGTGTCCATATCATCATCGTAGATAATAGCCTGCATCGCTGCCAAAGCAGGACACTTGTCAGCATCAACATTATCCGGGGACTTCGTCATAAACAAGGGCACTTGTTCCATTTCCTACGAACACCCGGGAAGTACTTTTAGTACTACCTCTACAACGAAGTCACACGCAAAAAGTCACACGCAAaaagacacacatacaacaaactaACTTAAACGAACGACCTAGAAACAAAAACATGGCTAGCAAAATTTCATGTCGTACGTTTTACCATACGCAATCAGTACCTCTTCCCAGTTCTCTTCCGAAAATCCATGCTGATATTTGTGTCCACCTTTGCCGTCAGTAAGCTTGTCAAACAACTCGTCAATTGCATCTGGAAGTTCAGCCATTAGTTGATTTCAACTCTGCATTGCTCATCCGGATCGTGATAATAATGGACTCGAGATCACTTTTGAAACAAGCCCAGAAGTCAGCAGAGCAAGCTGTGGAAGCAGATGGAGTAGGAGAATATTATCCGGCGTCTTTGCTCTACTTGGAAGCGTTCGAATTGGTACAAAACGCAATTCGTATGAATCCCAGCCTTGAAGCATCTTGTAGAGAAACAGCAAACTCGTATTTAACGAGAGCTCAAGCTCTAAGTCAAATCATGGCTAGAACAGACCGTGAGACAATATcttcaaattttaatattgTCAATTAGTTAaagaaatattttatttattgctttGTGTGTCATAATTTCTAATGTCCAAGAGCGTATAGTAAGACTGATTATGAGCTGTGTGTAGGTGGTTTTCACGATAGAGCTCCTTTATCAAGGCAACAGGTACGCTGATTATCTATTCTACGTACAGTAGTTAgctttctgtctgttcaacAGTCAGTTTGGTTGTTTTTGAGTTGCTAATTTAactctgtttgttgtcatgtCAGGATGCATATTATAGTGTTACTCAATGGGAGCTACAAATAGTAGACGACTGACTGGAGCAGTGAGGACATTCTGATTGTTATTGACATTAGAAAACTTAGAATTGGGCATAGATATAATGGAATGAGCAGGAAAGACTGACTGTAAAACACCggacaggtgtgtgtgcgtgtgtgtgtgtgtgtgtgtgtgtgtgtgtgtgtgtgtgtgtgtgcacgtgtgtgtgtgtgtgtgtgcatgtgcaaacTTGCATGGCGTGTGCTCGCTTGATGAATGATTTTCAGTTAATTCTGTGTGGAATGTGTTTGCAGAGTCTTGAGCAACGTTGCTATTTTATGTTGGAGGACGCTTTGGAGACAGAAAATAGTGGAAACAAGGATGAAGCAGTAGAGATGTACCTTAGCGCTGCTGAGCTTTGTCTCAAAACGGTTTTGCTCACCCAATAATATACAGATATTATGTATTTGCTGTATGATACATGATCGTGTAGAGGCAAAGTGCAATAAATCCAAAAGTCAGGGGTAAGCTAGAAAAAGTTGCTAAAGAGGCAATGGATAGGCATGTGCCCATTTGTACCGATagattaatattttaattttggaATTTGTTGCAGAGCTGAACATCTAAAAACCAAGCTAGCTGAGAAAGCATTTAGTGAACTCAAGTTGCCTGAAATTCCAAGCTCTGCTTTGCCGAGTTTAAATGATGATTTGGATGTGCCTCCTGCTAATACCAGGCAAGTGACACCACCACCAGCAGGTGGGCATGCACATCTGAGTGTCCCATCTGGTCATCCATCTCAAAGAAAATCTGATGGCCTGACACAAGCAGAGATTCAAGTTTTGAAGTATGGATATTGATTAAcaaattattattagtagtagtattaGTAGTATTTTCAAtgtattattaaataattttttgttgttgttatcactattaaaattattagtaattattatcaTATCCACCAGTGCATGAGGAAACGACTTAAGGTTTTCTCATGTCTCTTTCATGTTTTTCTGTCTTGTTCTTTCATTTCTCTCTATCGTGTCGTTTGACATAAATATGTGGAAGCAGACAAGTGCTCAAGGCAAGTATGTCAGTATGTAGATTTCTTTGCAAAAGAcaaattgttatttattaacaAAAGAGAATTTAGGAGATTATTTCAATGACTCTGGTTGAGTATGTTGCAGTTATGTGTTAATTGTAGTGATACAGTATTCGTCTGTTTACTATTTGTATATGGCTTAGTGATGAATGGCTAATTTCTTGGCTGCAGGGTAACTTCTTTTGTCAATGGAAAACTGTTTC from Corticium candelabrum chromosome 10, ooCorCand1.1, whole genome shotgun sequence harbors:
- the LOC134185730 gene encoding endoplasmic reticulum mannosyl-oligosaccharide 1,2-alpha-mannosidase-like isoform X1, coding for MVRISHLAQHASKGETVLVDIQDKSIFTCSRKTVGVGVVLILVVIGVIYSRGIRHPVSSRSLNIKEMQLRKRLERKRQTEQTEKTATVIISNKVSVTQPENAAITMRELEMRGTNDEARMTLETVSENNLPTQQPLQRQAKRACDRDNSAINLAEVKSSAERQQAVVNAFCHAWKGYKSYSWGADELAPVSQTQIHWFGLGITIIDSLDTMWIMKLTDEFHSAREWVANNLNFNQAAWVNLFETTIRVLGGLLSAYHLSQDDLFKAKAIDLGDRLLPAFRSPSGIPYSDVNLQHGTGATPSWATISTTSEATTVQLEFRDLSRITGKKIYQTTVDQVLNVLHQQPVADSLLPIFVSPITGKFDKTAAITLGARGDSYYEYLLKQWLQCGKKESRFRDWYVESMDGAQRKLIQRTKPHSLLFVGELQNGIFSPKMDHLVCFLAGTLALGAHNNLTRSHMDIAKELMYTCVQMYERMETGLSPEIVYFNQDSSKQEDIRVQPADTHNLLRPETVESLFILYRLTRNKTYQEWGWKIFQAFEKYTRVQSGGYSSIADVRSPEDPQYKDKMESFFLGETLKYLYLLFEEDFSVISLDEFVFNTEAHPLPIWT
- the LOC134185321 gene encoding tetratricopeptide repeat protein 4-like; the encoded protein is MAELPDAIDELFDKLTDGKGGHKYQHGFSEENWEEEMEQVPLFMTKSPDNVDADKCPALAAMQAIIYDDDMDTPEAKALTLKNDGNEQFKKKRYDKAVNAYTEAIKLNCGDDNLNTMLYTNRAAANFYVGNNRSSLEDAKEALKLSPSHMKAIIRAALSCYNLQQYKEALDYCSIGLKREPSNMKLIDLSTKADREKRRCERDERKAKLQQKKYAIRKQQLLDALQARDIHVYTKPSEDSTSESLQLVSHASHLQHLEPGPNDTSVYLDDDGILHWPVVFLYPEHRQSDFIQDFNEQHTFLDHLAILLADFPPWDSRQHYSVETVEVFFEQQETQHAVQVDKTKTLKEALSDKRCSVREQTPAFFLVARNSPFWKTFKEQMR
- the LOC134185730 gene encoding endoplasmic reticulum mannosyl-oligosaccharide 1,2-alpha-mannosidase-like isoform X2 is translated as MDKSIFTCSRKTVGVGVVLILVVIGVIYSRGIRHPVSSRSLNIKEMQLRKRLERKRQTEQTEKTATVIISNKVSVTQPENAAITMRELEMRGTNDEARMTLETVSENNLPTQQPLQRQAKRACDRDNSAINLAEVKSSAERQQAVVNAFCHAWKGYKSYSWGADELAPVSQTQIHWFGLGITIIDSLDTMWIMKLTDEFHSAREWVANNLNFNQAAWVNLFETTIRVLGGLLSAYHLSQDDLFKAKAIDLGDRLLPAFRSPSGIPYSDVNLQHGTGATPSWATISTTSEATTVQLEFRDLSRITGKKIYQTTVDQVLNVLHQQPVADSLLPIFVSPITGKFDKTAAITLGARGDSYYEYLLKQWLQCGKKESRFRDWYVESMDGAQRKLIQRTKPHSLLFVGELQNGIFSPKMDHLVCFLAGTLALGAHNNLTRSHMDIAKELMYTCVQMYERMETGLSPEIVYFNQDSSKQEDIRVQPADTHNLLRPETVESLFILYRLTRNKTYQEWGWKIFQAFEKYTRVQSGGYSSIADVRSPEDPQYKDKMESFFLGETLKYLYLLFEEDFSVISLDEFVFNTEAHPLPIWT